A window of bacterium genomic DNA:
GTTTCCTTTATAAATTTGCTGACAAGTTTGAGAACTTCGTCGCCTTCTTTATGCCCATAATTGTCATTAATCGCTTTGAGCTCATTTATATCCAGATAGCAAATACTTAATTTCGTATTTTGCCGCATGGCTAACTGAACATATTTATTGAAAAAAAGCAGTCCTGATCCTCTGTTTAAAAGGTCAGTCAGCGGATCTGTCGTGGCGAGCCTTTTCAGTTCTTCCTCTGCGCGTTTACGCTCGGTGATGTTTTCGATGATGCCATCATAATATTTTATTTTTCTTTTGTCATCTTTTATTGCTACGGCCGATACCGAACAGATAATCAGCGAACCGTCTTTTTTCTTTAAATACAACTCTTCATTTCTCACAAAACCATCTTTTAGCATTTTTTCATTGAACTTTTTTCTGTCTTCGGGTTTTTGGTATAAGTCCGCGACATTTATCGCAAAGATTTGCTCTTTGCTCTTATAGCCAAACATTTCGATGATTGCCGGGTTGGCTTCGATGAATTTCCCCTTTGGCCCGGGTGTGTTCCGGTACACGCCAACATTTATATTTTCGGTTAAAGTGCGATATTTCTCTTCATTTTCTCGAAGCGCTTTCTCGGCTTTCTTGCGTTCGGTGATATCTCTGGTTGTGGCAAGAAAAGCTTTAGGCCGACCATGAACATCCCTGATCAATGCAGCAGACAGCTCACCCATAAAGCTTGACCCATCTTTTTTCCGTAAGATGTA
This region includes:
- a CDS encoding PAS domain S-box protein; translation: MKNKDKTHMHLMHKHVQLRQRIAKLEKSEKTLKQQTQTALLEISVKYATLVKTSPDAVTLSDLNGKIIDVSPRTLELHGFRSSKELIGRSAFNLIAPVDHKRAIKNLRKTLQENFVRDIEYILRKKDGSSFMGELSAALIRDVHGRPKAFLATTRDITERKKAEKALRENEEKYRTLTENINVGVYRNTPGPKGKFIEANPAIIEMFGYKSKEQIFAINVADLYQKPEDRKKFNEKMLKDGFVRNEELYLKKKDGSLIICSVSAVAIKDDKRKIKYYDGIIENITERKRAEEELKRLATTDPLTDLLNRGSGLLFFNKYVQLAMRQNTKLSICYLDINELKAINDNYGHKEGDEVLKLVSKFIKETIRISDAACRLGGDEFLIIFPQCAVAQAVGIGQRIVKKVAVYNKRRIKPYTVGLSYGFAEYGPGKKKTIDQLLTIADQEMYKQKHAKLKR